GACGGGCCGGGTCACGGGGCCACCTCCTGCTCGCGGCACACGTGGCAGCCGAAGACGATGTCGGCGCCGGTGAGCGCCACCGAGGCCAGCGGCCGCCGCCCGGCGAGGTGGGCGAGGGCACCGCCGGGGGCGAAGTGCCACCGTGCCCGCAGCGTGCGGACCTCGGCGGTCACCCGGTTGGCGGAGACGATCGCGCCACGGCCGGTGAGGCCGCGCTGGGCCGTCGTCAGCGGCAGGGGAAGGCGGCCGGGCAGCAGGCGGGGCCCGAGCCGCGCCGTGAGCCGGGCGACCGGCTCCCCCTCGGCGGTGACGTCGGCGTGGACGGCCGAGGCCGTGGCGTGCCGCTCGACGGCGCACAGCTCCTTGGGGATGGCCCACAGCTCCCGCCCGCCGGCGAGGGCGGGCCCGGTGCTCACCCAGATGCGCGGGATGGTCACGTGGGCGCGCAGCGAGCCGTGAGGCCGGGTGAGCACGGCGGTGAGCAGCTCGTCGTAGACGACCTCACCGCCCGGCCCGTACTCGGCGAGCGCCACCCCGAGCAGGACCCGCCCCCCGAGCAGCACCGGCCGGTGCCCCGGCGGCAACGCGTCGTCGAGCCGCGGGACCTGCGCCGCGGGGACGAGCAGCACCGAGACGAGGAGGCGGCCCCGCAGGTGCCACGGCTCGGGCGGGTAGGTGGCGTCGTCGGCCATGCCGCCATCCTCGCAGGTCACCGGCCCGGGCGCCGGGACCGGTGTCCCTCCCCTTGCGCACCGGCTGCGCCGGGCGCACCGTCGAGGGACGCGCCGCGACCCGCGACGCACACAGGGGCGCACGAGAGAGGGGGCACCGACATGGGGATCGGTGACAAGGCGAAGGACCTCATGGGCGGCGACAAGGCGGAGCAGGCCACCGACACCGGCCTGGACAAGGCCGCCGACGCCGCCGGGGAGAAGACCGGCTCCAAGCACGCGGACAAGGTCGACCAGGCCCGCGAGACCGGGGACGAGAAGCTCGGCAACGAGTGAACGGCAGGACGGCCGGCCCGGGTGCGGGCCGGCCGTCCGCGCGCGTGATGGGATGGCCCCATGACGACTTCCACCGACCCCCACGCCTGGCTCGAGGACGTCGAGGGGGACACCGCCCTCGACTGGGTGCGCGGGCACAACGAGCGCGCGGTCAGCGCCCTGGAGACCGAGCGCTTCACCGAGATGCGCGAGGAGATCCTCGAGGTCCTCGACTCCACCGAGAAGATCCCGGGGGTCGTCCAGCGCGGGGAGCACCTCTACAACTTCTGGACCGACGCGGAGCACGAGCGCGGCCTGTGGCGGCGCACGACGTGGGAGTCCTACCGCACCGACGACCCGGAGTGGGAGGTCCTCCTCGACGTCGACGCCCTCGCGCGTGAGGAGGGCGTGGGCTGGGTGTGGCACGGGGCGCACGTCCTGCGCCCGTCCCTGGACCGGGCGCTCGTCGCGCTGTCCCGGGGTGGCGCGGACGCCGACGTCACCCGCGAGTTCGACCTCGTGACGAAGACGTTCGTCGAGGACGGCTTCACCCGCGAGGAGTCCAAGGGCGCCCTCCAGTGGGCCGACAGCTCCGGTGACGTCGTCTACGCCTACACCGACGTCGGCGAGGGGTCGATGACGTCCTCGGGCTACCCCCGCACGGTGCGCCGCTGGGTGCGCGGCACCGCCCTCGCCGAGGCGCCCGAGGTCTTCGCGGGCGAGCACACCGACATGTCGATCGGCGCCGCGCACGACTTCACCCCGGGCTTCGAGCGCGACTTCGTGTGGCGCGCCCGCGCCTTCTACGACTCCGACCTCTACCTGCTGGAGGACGGCGAGCTCACCCGGGTCGACGTCCCGCGCTCCGCGGAGCCGGCGATCCACCGGGAGTGGCTCACCGTCGAGCTGCGGGAGGACTGGGAGGTCGGCGGACGCACCCTCCCGGGCGGCGGTCTCGTGGCGATCCGGCTCGCGGACTTCCGCGCCGGCAGCCGGGACTTCGAGGTCCTCCACGCCCCCACGCCGACGACGGCGCTGATCGGCGGGACCTGGACGCGCCACCACCTCGTGCTCAACGTCCTGGACGACGTGACGAACCGGCTCGAGGTCCTCACCCCGCCGGCGGGCGACGGGCCGTGGGAGCGCCGCCCGCTCGACCTCGCGACGTCGGCCACCGGCTGGCACGCCCCGCGGCTGGCGACCGTCTCCGCCGGCGCGATCGACCCGGACGAGTCGGACGCGCTGTGGCTCACGGTGAGCGGCTTCCTCACCCCGACGACGCTCGCGCGCCTCGACCTCGACGAGTCCGGCGCCGTCGTCGGCCTCGAGCCGCTCAAGGCGCTGCCCGCCTTCTTCGACACCGAGGGCCTGCACGTCGAGCAGCACTTCGCGACGTCCGACGACGGCACCCGGGTCCCGTACTTCCAGGTCTCCCCCGTGCCTGCCGCGGACAACGAGGACGTCCGGCCGCTGCCCACGCTGCTGTCCGGGTACGGCGGGTTCGAGATCCCGCGCCTGCCCGCCTACTCGGGGGCGATCGGCCGGGCGTGGCTCGCCCGGGGCGGGGCGTACGTCGTCGCCAACATCCGCGGCGGCGGGGAGTACGGGCCGCGCTGGCACCAGGCGGCCCTCAAGGAGAAGCGCCACCGCGCCTACGAGGACTTCGCGGCAGTGGCGCGCGACCTGTTCGCGCGTGGGGTCACCGACGTCGCGCACCTCGGTGCGCAGGGCGGCTCCAACGGCGGCCTGCTCATGGGCAACATGATCACCGGCTACCCCGAGCTGTTCGGGGCGATCGTCTGCCAGGTGCCGCTGCTCGACATGAAGCGCTACAGCCACCTGCTCGCGGGCGCGTCGTGGATGGCGGAGTACGGGGACCCGGACGACCCCGAGCAGTGGGAGTTCATCCGCACGTTCTCGGCCTACCACCGCTTCGACCCGGCCGACGAGCACCCGCCGGTGCTCTTCACGACCTCGACCCGTGACGACCGCGTCCACCCCGGCCACGCGCGCAAGATGATGGCGCTCATGGCCGGGGCCGGGAAGGACGTGACGTACTACGAGAACATCGAGGGCGGGCACGGCGGCGCGGCGACGAACGCGCAGGCGGCCTTCATGAGCGCGCTCGCCTACGAGTTCCTCTGGCAGCGCCTCGGGGACTGAGGCTCAGTACGGGTAGGGACCGGTGCGTGCGCGCCGGTTCACCCGCACGAGCCACACGATGCCGATGATGAGCAGGACGAACGCGACGAAGGAGACGGCGAGCCCGACGAGGAAGGCGACGCCGGCTGCCGCGAGCGTGGAGACGTCCAGCGGCGGGGCGACGAGGAGCTGGTTCCCCGCGCCTGCGGGCAGCTCGCACTCCACCGTGTAGGCGCCGCCGTCCCCGGT
Above is a genomic segment from Georgenia wutianyii containing:
- a CDS encoding antitoxin, giving the protein MGIGDKAKDLMGGDKAEQATDTGLDKAADAAGEKTGSKHADKVDQARETGDEKLGNE
- a CDS encoding acetoacetate decarboxylase family protein, which produces MADDATYPPEPWHLRGRLLVSVLLVPAAQVPRLDDALPPGHRPVLLGGRVLLGVALAEYGPGGEVVYDELLTAVLTRPHGSLRAHVTIPRIWVSTGPALAGGRELWAIPKELCAVERHATASAVHADVTAEGEPVARLTARLGPRLLPGRLPLPLTTAQRGLTGRGAIVSANRVTAEVRTLRARWHFAPGGALAHLAGRRPLASVALTGADIVFGCHVCREQEVAP
- a CDS encoding prolyl oligopeptidase family serine peptidase, which codes for MTTSTDPHAWLEDVEGDTALDWVRGHNERAVSALETERFTEMREEILEVLDSTEKIPGVVQRGEHLYNFWTDAEHERGLWRRTTWESYRTDDPEWEVLLDVDALAREEGVGWVWHGAHVLRPSLDRALVALSRGGADADVTREFDLVTKTFVEDGFTREESKGALQWADSSGDVVYAYTDVGEGSMTSSGYPRTVRRWVRGTALAEAPEVFAGEHTDMSIGAAHDFTPGFERDFVWRARAFYDSDLYLLEDGELTRVDVPRSAEPAIHREWLTVELREDWEVGGRTLPGGGLVAIRLADFRAGSRDFEVLHAPTPTTALIGGTWTRHHLVLNVLDDVTNRLEVLTPPAGDGPWERRPLDLATSATGWHAPRLATVSAGAIDPDESDALWLTVSGFLTPTTLARLDLDESGAVVGLEPLKALPAFFDTEGLHVEQHFATSDDGTRVPYFQVSPVPAADNEDVRPLPTLLSGYGGFEIPRLPAYSGAIGRAWLARGGAYVVANIRGGGEYGPRWHQAALKEKRHRAYEDFAAVARDLFARGVTDVAHLGAQGGSNGGLLMGNMITGYPELFGAIVCQVPLLDMKRYSHLLAGASWMAEYGDPDDPEQWEFIRTFSAYHRFDPADEHPPVLFTTSTRDDRVHPGHARKMMALMAGAGKDVTYYENIEGGHGGAATNAQAAFMSALAYEFLWQRLGD